From a region of the uncultured Methanobrevibacter sp. genome:
- a CDS encoding PadR family transcriptional regulator gives MTDEKDIEKSPERMLKFFTNGITHNLILWIISKETIHGYGIMKRLEDFFSFEGGKCEVNINSSKIYPILSKMEKKGLIAGEWKVNENNKRVKYYSTTDDGEMVLENIRNHMASILTNPSWIDYIEDLTGREINNEKRN, from the coding sequence ATGACTGATGAAAAGGATATTGAAAAATCCCCTGAAAGGATGTTGAAGTTCTTTACAAATGGAATAACCCATAACTTAATCTTATGGATTATTTCCAAGGAAACTATTCATGGTTATGGAATCATGAAGAGACTAGAGGATTTCTTCAGCTTTGAAGGAGGAAAATGTGAAGTAAATATTAACTCCAGTAAGATATATCCGATCCTGTCCAAGATGGAGAAAAAGGGATTGATTGCTGGTGAATGGAAAGTCAACGAAAATAACAAGAGGGTCAAATATTATTCAACAACCGATGATGGAGAAATGGTTTTGGAAAATATTCGAAATCATATGGCTTCAATTCTAACCAATCCATCATGGATAGATTATATTGAAGATTTGACCGGCAGGGAGATTAACAATGAAAAACGCAATTGA
- a CDS encoding ATP-binding cassette domain-containing protein yields the protein MKNAIETENLTKVYNNNFTAVNSLNLEIPEKSIFGMLGPNGAGKTTTIKMLTCLIQPTSGRATVGGYDVQKNPDEVRNLLGMVPQQVSLYKDLTVMENSQLCADYYGIPKDERDSRIEDLMELVDIEYARDKRVGQLSGGQKQKASLVASLVHRPDILFLDEPTIGLDPTTKRTLWDLIRELNDNGHTIILCSHDMHEVDMLCDNVGIINTGNLVAYDTPQGLKDSLLEENKRELTDALSQIHSENDKSSSDNLEKLSLRKMSFLLQNQDEAIVSKIRENDNVNDVEVAKNGRINLRIDAFDDMAVHSVLNDVISEGGIIKSVYTEEPSLEDVFIKATAEVDEDARA from the coding sequence ATGAAAAACGCAATTGAGACTGAAAATCTTACAAAAGTTTACAACAACAACTTTACAGCTGTTAACTCTCTTAACTTGGAAATTCCAGAAAAAAGTATTTTTGGAATGCTGGGTCCTAATGGAGCTGGAAAGACAACTACCATCAAGATGCTGACATGTCTGATTCAGCCGACCTCAGGTCGTGCCACCGTTGGAGGCTATGATGTTCAAAAGAATCCCGATGAGGTGAGAAACCTCCTTGGTATGGTTCCCCAACAGGTAAGCCTTTACAAGGACCTGACCGTCATGGAAAACTCCCAGTTATGTGCGGATTATTATGGAATCCCAAAGGATGAACGTGACTCACGCATCGAGGATTTGATGGAACTGGTGGACATCGAATACGCACGTGACAAAAGGGTGGGACAGCTTTCAGGCGGACAAAAGCAGAAGGCTTCACTTGTGGCCAGTCTTGTTCACAGGCCTGACATCCTGTTTTTGGATGAGCCTACAATCGGGCTTGATCCGACAACCAAACGTACATTATGGGATTTGATTAGAGAGTTAAACGACAACGGACATACAATAATTCTGTGTTCTCATGACATGCATGAGGTTGACATGCTCTGTGATAATGTCGGAATCATCAATACAGGTAACCTCGTTGCCTATGATACACCGCAGGGTCTTAAGGATTCTCTTTTGGAGGAAAACAAAAGGGAATTGACAGATGCATTGTCCCAGATTCACTCTGAAAATGACAAGTCTTCTTCAGATAATCTGGAAAAGTTAAGCTTAAGGAAAATGTCATTTCTGCTTCAAAATCAGGATGAGGCTATTGTTTCAAAAATCAGAGAAAATGACAATGTCAATGATGTGGAAGTGGCAAAAAATGGCCGTATCAATTTGAGGATAGATGCCTTTGATGACATGGCGGTTCATAGTGTTTTAAATGACGTCATTTCAGAGGGAGGTATCATAAAATCAGTTTACACTGAAGAACCTTCCCTAGAGGATGTTTTTATAAAGGCTACAGCGGAGGTGGATGAAGATGCTAGAGCTTAA
- a CDS encoding ABC transporter permease, translating into MLELNKFWWMIKKELISLKRHPGRLVSIIAFPIIMILLFGYGMGGEMTDLPILVVSQSHGDLTDLTLDTIKSTETYKVVEVIDDLDEGKERVDSGEVKAAIILPSDYDENSSQQKSVTLYLDSSDQMASQILASSTEGIFYRLSNVVASQTSVSTQNADIEPSIIHSLSNFKDDISLHINRIYGNIKYIDFLVPAVLGMTIMFSCMMGMGATIAGERETGELARLFMTPTSVATVIGGKIAAKLLIELLRALILIVMAILLFNVSIKGGILQTFIVLVIGALCFVSFGIFFSARTSTQEDYAQIVMPFSMPMMFVSGVFYPIETMPWILQKLAYIFPLTYLNDAMRGVMLKGQSLGDVWLDLVILLGFALLFFIIGVKRFNRDV; encoded by the coding sequence ATGCTAGAGCTTAATAAGTTTTGGTGGATGATTAAAAAGGAACTGATTTCACTTAAAAGGCACCCTGGTCGTCTTGTTTCAATCATCGCATTCCCGATAATAATGATTCTGCTCTTTGGTTATGGTATGGGAGGAGAGATGACCGACCTGCCGATTCTTGTCGTTTCCCAGTCTCATGGGGACCTCACCGACCTGACCCTGGACACCATCAAGAGCACTGAAACATATAAGGTGGTTGAGGTAATTGATGATCTTGACGAGGGAAAGGAGCGTGTCGATTCTGGTGAAGTCAAGGCAGCAATAATTCTTCCTTCGGATTATGACGAGAATTCCTCGCAGCAGAAATCGGTGACACTGTATCTGGACTCATCCGATCAGATGGCATCACAGATTCTTGCATCCTCAACTGAAGGAATTTTCTACAGGCTGTCAAATGTGGTCGCTTCACAGACAAGCGTATCAACCCAGAATGCGGACATCGAGCCGTCAATTATCCACTCTTTAAGCAACTTCAAGGATGACATAAGTCTGCATATCAACAGAATCTACGGCAACATCAAATACATCGACTTTTTGGTGCCTGCGGTTTTGGGTATGACCATCATGTTCAGCTGTATGATGGGTATGGGCGCAACAATAGCCGGTGAGCGTGAAACAGGTGAGCTTGCAAGGCTATTCATGACTCCTACTTCAGTTGCCACAGTTATCGGCGGTAAAATTGCAGCAAAACTATTGATTGAATTGCTAAGGGCGTTGATATTGATTGTAATGGCCATTCTGCTATTCAACGTAAGTATCAAGGGAGGCATACTGCAGACGTTCATCGTTCTTGTAATAGGGGCCCTGTGTTTCGTTTCATTTGGTATATTCTTCTCAGCAAGAACCTCCACCCAGGAGGATTACGCCCAGATTGTCATGCCGTTTTCAATGCCGATGATGTTTGTATCAGGCGTATTCTATCCGATAGAAACAATGCCTTGGATTTTACAGAAACTTGCATACATTTTCCCTCTGACCTATCTCAATGATGCAATGAGGGGTGTCATGCTCAAGGGTCAAAGTCTGGGGGACGTCTGGTTAGATCTTGTAATACTTTTAGGTTTTGCACTTCTCTTCTTTATCATAGGTGTAAAACGATTCAATAGGGATGTATAG
- a CDS encoding PQQ-binding-like beta-propeller repeat protein, producing the protein MNKNIFILFIIAILCLSPVAAANWDSFAGGIDHNAYRDEGSDFVTNLWTFNMESPVHSSPAIYKDYIYVVSENGILKAIDMENGQEEWKLDLESSTNSSPIVHKNKLYIGCDEGLKIVNINSHKVIKEFDCDNVASTPFFYEDVAYFGSDDGHLYGVNEDGKKEFDKKLDGELKTSPIVVDDTIYIGSTNGKLYSIGTDKSNNWEFTAGDEILSSPAYVNETVIFASNDGSIYCLNESEGDVVWKEDLKNKVISSPTIDEHDYNVFIGSDDGNFTCLDIRDGTIKWGHHTGDKIQSTAALKDNMVAFGCNNGYLYVLNKYTGDEVFTYNPGTVLFNSAITSSPVINGNSLFFGDDSGHVYSINIEKHEVPGSTQMFYSIAVLIIVIIVVLVVVRKVKGRK; encoded by the coding sequence ATGAATAAAAACATATTTATCTTATTTATCATAGCAATTTTGTGCTTAAGTCCCGTTGCAGCGGCAAACTGGGATTCATTTGCAGGCGGAATTGATCATAATGCATACAGGGACGAAGGTTCGGACTTTGTAACAAATCTCTGGACATTCAACATGGAATCTCCTGTCCATTCATCCCCTGCAATTTACAAGGACTATATTTATGTAGTTTCTGAAAATGGAATATTGAAGGCAATCGACATGGAAAACGGTCAGGAAGAATGGAAACTGGATTTGGAATCATCTACCAACTCTTCACCGATTGTTCACAAGAACAAGTTATATATCGGATGTGATGAGGGGCTTAAAATAGTCAACATCAACTCCCACAAGGTCATAAAGGAATTTGACTGTGACAATGTTGCCTCAACACCGTTCTTCTATGAGGATGTGGCTTACTTCGGAAGTGATGACGGACACCTCTATGGTGTAAATGAGGATGGCAAGAAGGAATTCGACAAGAAACTGGACGGTGAACTTAAGACCTCTCCTATTGTTGTGGATGATACAATCTATATAGGTTCCACCAACGGTAAGCTATACAGTATCGGCACCGACAAGAGCAACAACTGGGAATTCACTGCCGGTGATGAGATCTTGTCTTCCCCTGCATACGTTAACGAGACAGTAATTTTTGCATCCAATGACGGTTCAATATACTGTTTGAACGAATCCGAGGGGGATGTTGTATGGAAGGAGGACTTGAAAAACAAGGTTATCTCCTCACCGACCATCGATGAACACGACTACAATGTGTTCATAGGTTCTGATGATGGTAACTTCACATGCCTCGATATCCGTGACGGAACAATCAAATGGGGTCATCATACCGGTGACAAGATACAGTCAACCGCAGCCCTTAAGGATAATATGGTTGCATTCGGATGTAACAACGGATACCTTTATGTGCTGAATAAATACACCGGTGATGAGGTGTTCACCTACAATCCGGGAACAGTCCTTTTCAACTCAGCCATTACATCCTCACCGGTGATAAACGGCAACAGCCTTTTCTTCGGTGACGATTCAGGACATGTCTATTCAATAAACATCGAAAAGCATGAGGTTCCGGGTTCAACACAAATGTTTTACTCAATTGCGGTATTGATTATCGTTATTATCGTGGTTTTGGTTGTTGTTCGCAAAGTAAAGGGTAGAAAATAA
- a CDS encoding 2-isopropylmalate synthase gives MLDNIEIIKKESMNLADKIYIFDTTLRDGEQTPGVALTVDEKIQIAQKLNNLGVDKIEVGFPASSKGEIKSAKKIGELDLDSTLVGLSRSLKSDVDAVLDADLEYIHTFIGTSPLHRDYKLKMSKSEIISKATETIEYAKDHGLTVEFSAEDATRTERNFLFDVFSQAVSSGVDFLDIPDTVGILTPIMTRELITDIKDNFNVPISVHFHNDFGLATANTLTAIECGANQAHVTVNGLGERTGNCSLEELVMTLKASYGIDLGLDTTRLYSLSTLVGRLTGVKMPVNKPIVGDNAFAHESGIHVHGILNNSATYEPMSPEMVGHSRRIVLGKHTGANALKSKLKEYHIDLDEGQFYKVFNEIKALGDSGKCVTDDDLIAIAITELGSAKETPIVLKGLSISMGANVSPTATVKLEIDGVEKEKANTGVGPIDAAIGAVRELVQDTMHIELEEYNLEAITGGTDALAEVFVITSDADGNKSTGRSTNQDIVMASIMAVLDSMNKLLLIKRA, from the coding sequence ATGTTAGACAATATCGAAATAATCAAGAAGGAAAGTATGAATCTTGCCGATAAGATTTATATCTTTGACACAACTCTGCGTGACGGTGAACAGACCCCCGGAGTTGCACTTACAGTAGATGAAAAAATACAGATTGCCCAAAAACTCAACAACCTTGGAGTGGACAAAATCGAAGTCGGTTTTCCTGCTTCATCAAAAGGTGAAATCAAATCAGCCAAAAAAATAGGCGAGCTGGATTTGGATTCCACTTTGGTCGGTCTTTCAAGATCATTGAAGTCCGATGTTGATGCGGTTTTGGATGCTGATTTGGAATATATTCACACATTCATTGGAACTTCACCGTTGCATCGTGATTATAAGCTTAAAATGTCAAAGTCTGAAATCATCAGTAAGGCAACTGAAACTATCGAATATGCAAAGGACCATGGCCTGACAGTCGAGTTTTCAGCTGAAGACGCAACAAGAACCGAGAGGAATTTTCTTTTTGACGTGTTTTCACAAGCGGTCAGCTCAGGCGTTGACTTTTTGGATATTCCTGATACGGTCGGTATTCTGACACCTATCATGACCCGTGAGCTAATAACCGACATTAAGGATAATTTCAATGTGCCGATAAGTGTTCATTTCCATAATGATTTCGGTTTGGCTACAGCCAATACCTTAACAGCCATTGAGTGCGGTGCCAATCAGGCTCACGTTACAGTCAACGGATTGGGTGAAAGGACCGGTAACTGTTCTTTGGAAGAACTTGTAATGACACTTAAGGCTTCATATGGAATAGATTTAGGTTTGGACACTACCAGATTATACAGTTTATCAACTTTGGTCGGTCGTTTGACCGGTGTGAAGATGCCTGTCAACAAGCCGATTGTTGGGGATAATGCATTTGCACATGAATCAGGAATTCATGTTCATGGCATCCTCAACAATTCAGCCACCTACGAGCCGATGTCACCTGAAATGGTCGGGCATTCAAGGCGTATCGTATTGGGTAAACACACCGGCGCTAATGCTTTGAAGTCAAAATTGAAGGAGTACCATATTGACCTTGATGAGGGTCAATTCTATAAGGTTTTCAATGAAATCAAGGCATTGGGTGACAGTGGAAAGTGTGTTACCGATGATGATTTGATAGCTATTGCAATTACCGAACTCGGATCTGCTAAGGAAACTCCGATAGTCCTTAAGGGATTAAGCATTTCCATGGGTGCCAACGTTTCACCTACAGCCACAGTCAAACTGGAAATCGATGGAGTTGAAAAGGAAAAGGCAAATACCGGAGTCGGACCTATTGATGCTGCCATTGGTGCTGTTCGTGAACTTGTCCAGGACACTATGCATATAGAACTTGAAGAATATAATCTTGAAGCTATCACAGGCGGTACCGACGCTTTGGCAGAGGTTTTTGT